The genomic stretch gagctagcaatgttttgattcattcagattcacagttggctgctcagcaacttttgggagcatttgagataagcaacGTCCGGCTCAAGCTTTATGCGGAAGTCTTTGCAAAACTGAAAGTCGATTTCCGAGAGGTGCTGATGAGCAGAGAATTAGGCTGCAGATGAGCTGGCTAAGCTAGCCAACTCGATATCACCGATTGTCATCGAGCAGCCAGTCGAGCAGGTGTCTTTGGTCGCccacatcgatcggatggagggactcACATTTCCAAATGACTGGCGGACGACTATAACAGAGTTTCTGAAGTCAAGAGCAATGTCGTCCGATCAGTCGGAAGCACATCTGCTCAGAAGGAGAGCTGGTCAGTTCATTCTCATTGGCGACCAGCTCTATAAAAAAGTGTTCTCCAGGCCTCTGCTTAAATGCGTTGGCCCAGAGGTTGTGGCCACTCGTTGGCGAGGAAGATTCTTTTGGCCGGCTACTTTTGGCCCACTTTACAGGAGGACGCCGCCCGGACAGTCGCCACGTGCCTATCCTGCCAAAGGTACCACAATTTCTCACATCGTCCCGCGGAAGAATTAAAGACATCcacagtgtcctgcccgttcgattaatggggcatggacattgtgggaccatttccaatggcgaccggacagcgaaagttcttactagtggcggttgACTATTTCTCTAAGTGGATCGAGGTCGAACCAATAGCTAAAATAACCgcgcagatggtcaaaaaattcatctagcAGCACATCATTTGTCAGTTCGGCATCCCGCGGTGACTCATATCAAACAATGGAAGACAATTCTCGGGCTAAGAACTCAATGAGTGGTGTGAGGGGTACGACATCCAACAGGCTTTTACCTCCGttgcgtatccccaaagcaatgggcaagctgaagtcgccaatcggAAGATCTTGCGAGTCCTacaggctcggctcgaccatgaaggtgGGAGTTGGGTAGACATGCTGCCCGGGGTATTATGGGCACTCTGAACGACACCCAAGGAAAGAACAGGAGCGACCcccttccacctggtgtatgggggAGAGGCCATCGTACCAGTAGAAGTCTGGGTAGAATCCGATCGGATTCGAGTCTACGACGAGAACAATGCTGAGAGGAGGCATTTGGAGCTAGACCTGGTGGACGAGACGCGAGCCAAGGCCGCCGTCTggttgatggcgtaccggcagaggatgaagcaaaactacaacagacGGGTAATTCCCAGATCTTTTCAGGTTGGCGAccttgtttggaagaaagtcaagccggtcgacgATGTGACCAAGCTGGGAGCTCCTTAGGCTGGACCGTTCAAGATTGTAgaaaagctccgttcgggcgcctaTTACGTCGAGGATGAAGACGAACGGAAGCCAAAGTGACCCTGGAGTGCGAGCCACCTCCAGCTGTACCGAGCTGGataaaaggtgcgccaatgtaatacaCGACATATATTTGTCACCCTTTGTCTCCTTCAACCGTAGGAAGTAAAAAAAAGAACGGTTTTTGCAAAATcacagtcgagcggtgacgttaaatcctAGAATCGGATCGGCCACTataaccccccggcccgaagaccgtcgagcgacgacattaaatcccagagttggaccgacgactataaatcccccggcccgaagaccgtcgagtggcgacgttaaatcccagaatcggaccggcgactataaaccccccgacccgaagaccgtcgagctgcgACGATAAATCCCATGAAGTGCCGTTCGGGAAGAATGCGTTTTAAAAGGTAAATAACAAAATTGAGAGGTTATATCAATTCACTGGATGATGGGTACATAGACAAAGGCTGAGTAACGATAACTCGCCGATCGGCAAGTGTACAGATAAAACTTCAAAAATTTAGAAACACTCCTCACTCCAAGTAATCAAAAATCGGCTCAGGGATGGCATCGAGCAGCCCGGCTAGGTCCTTGGGAGGGATAGACGTCGCTTCAAAGAGTTGACCCTTGTTTTTCATATAAGTAGTTGTCGAATTAATGGCTTCCTCGAAGGCGATAATGAGCCGGTCACACACCTTCTGGGCAAAGTCATCCAAGCAGATATAAGCCTGCCTCATCACAGCAAAGCGGCCCGATTCTCCATCTTGATACTCCTTGAGGGCGGCTCGGGAAGCTTCAAGGGCGTCTAGGAGATTCTTCAGTTCTCCTTGGAGTTCAGTCTTCTCCATCGATCGACCTTTCAGTTCGGCGGATAGCAGGTCAGCTAATTCCTGAACACGTTGCTCTAGCGCCTGGGCCTCAATATTTTTTGCGTCTAGATCAGCAATAGCCTTGTCCTTCCTCGAAGTCGCTAGGCTAATCTCCTGGTCATGTGTCTTGACCATGGCTTCAAGCCGAGCCGCCGCAGTTCCCAGCTCGGAGGATTTATGCCGCTCATCTTCCAGGAGCCTCTTTGTTTTAGCCAGCTCGGCCTTCAGCTCAGCAGGAGAAGGCCCCTGGGTCGCGCCGCCCCCGGAGATCTTAAGCTTCTTCAGCTCTTCCTCTAGCATCGCCAAATGGTTGCTGACTGCGATGCTCTCCACCTAGTTCTGCACTTAGGAAAAATGACATTCAGGAGTCAAGCAAAATAATAATGTAAAAGAAGGTCGGGAAGGCATACGCCAGTGGCCTGCTGTAGATGGCTATCGTcgagctgaccgggagtcatcaggGCAACACGGgccctcgcatcctcccataTTTTGGCGAGCATCCCCCGAATGGTGATATGATGTTCGGAGACTGTAGGTCAGTCCGCTGCCAGGAGGAACTCTTCTGTTGGTAGGTGTAGAATGGCCTTGATCACTCGGCGGCCGCTCGGAGCAGACTGAGCTGAACCCGAAGGACCGGAGGACTGGCCGAGAGGAGCATAGGTAATACCGGAGCGGTGAATACTTCGACGGGCCGGGGCAGAGAGCTAACCGGTGGCGCGTCAATCGGATCTGCTAGTAGATCGAGCTGTGAAGGAGTCCGATCCGAGGAAATTGCTTCTACCAAGGTCGGAGCCAGGTCAACCCCTACGGAAGGAACGCCGGCTCGATCAGACACCTGTTCCGCGGATGTGGCCGGCCGTGCGGGTATTTCCGTCTAGCGCCACTTACGTGTTATCAAAGGAGCATCCTCGGCTGAGCGCTCTGCGTCCTCGGCTTGAGCAAAAGGAAGTCCAGCGGACGAAGTAGCATCGCCCACAGCTTCGGTTGTAGAAATCCGAGCGGCCGACCCGCCAACAGCAGAAGGTGCTTCGCCGCTCTCACCTTCGTGGGAGCCGACCGACGCAATGCCAAGGTCGACCATCTCCTTAGTAGCCGCCGCTTCGATCTCGGCCACCCTCAACCTCATCCGCTCGGTAGCGTAAGCGCGcatcatgatgtcagctgcagaaaatgaaaacaaatcaattAGATTAAAAGGGAAGAAGGATCAAGAATGCtattacccatgctgctcggaagctttgAGCGGATCAGACTCAGCCCGAACACGTACAACACGCCTTCGCAAAGTAGCTTGTTGATGTTGAGCTTTTGGCCGGCCAGCATgttggctgcatgaaggtagtccGGCTAGCTCCTATACTTTCCGAGATCTGGTGGAAGCGGTACAGCGGTCTGCCACTTGGTTCGGAAAGATGGCAGCTCGGGAAGACACAAGTAAAAGAAGTACTCTTTCCAGTGTTTGTTCGAGGTTgacattttgtcaaagaaaacAAGGCCGATCCACGACTGGAAGaggaaggtgccccactcggactgtttggggtagtagaaataatgGAAGATCTTGGGGGCTAAGGGGATGTCGTGTAGCCTAAATAGGACAACCACTCCGCACAACAGCCTGAAGGAATTTGggacaagctggccgagcgggaggcggaagTAATTGCACACTTCACGGACGAACAGATGTAGGGGAAAGCACAGACCGACTACAAACtggttgaaaaaaaaacaaatggtgtCGGTCGGTGGGTCATGTGGCCGATCGGAGGGGGTAGCTAATATTAGTTCGTGGTCAGAAGGGAGTTTGAAGGTTCGGACAAGGCTCAGCGCGTCTCTTtcatcaaaccggctctccatggtagCATACCAGAGGCCGGGTTTGGGGTCAGACTGgagagaggaactggccattacCGAGACAAGGGGTGAAGCAAAGGAGAAACAACAAGGTCGACGGGAAAGATGACTGGAACGGTGCCAAAAGTGGAAAAAACTGTGAGAGTGCGAAGAAAAAAGCAAAAGAACGGAAAGGCGAGGGGCAAAGAAGCCTTACATAGAAGAAGGTGATCGAAGAAGGAAACGAGGGGTCGTCAGAAAACGCAAGCAACGGCGAAGGAAGGCGATAAGAGCATTATAAAGGTTGGGCTCGAGTGCTCCGAGCTGTTGGATTCAGGGCACAGGGCTCGAGGACCGGATCCGGCCGTGGAATTCAAAAGGGCAAGGGTCGCATCAGCCCTGACAACCCGATCGCGTGGTGTCGACGGTAGTGCCACGCGTCGCTCGCTCATAGGGGCACATTTAATGGGCTCCATTACTGAGGCATGGCCGCATGCTCGCCCTCAATGGTGAGGATTTATGCGCATCCCGAGGGAATCTTAAAGACGTCAACATTGACCACCGTTTGATCGGTGAGGCAGATGGTGGAAAACCAAAACTCTCCTAAGTTCTAGAGAATGTGCTGCCAAGAGGCAGGATTCCCTTCCAGGGTCCCTTAGCGGTTAAGCATTTTCGGCAGAGTGACTGTTGGATCACCAGGctaatggtccagtcagtcggacttgaggcctccttcgactagacttgagggggaggcacatGATCTGGCGGTAAGCACAAGGGGACCCGCATGGGCAAGGATCAACGACACATGGAGGTTAAGGTCAGAGTGGTCAACCTACAGGTTCGGCCGATCAAAGAGGCCTTATGGCCGCCCGACCTGGAGAAGTCTtatggccgctcggccaggatcacGCCAAGGGTGGTGCGAAGATAGCTCGACCatgagtcgggtttccgacgctcacaagctgCCAAGTACAGAGAAATTGCCGAGCCGAGCGGCATGTCTGCTCGGCTGAACTGCAGCTCAACCAAGGAAGCATTCTCGCTCGGTCCGCCACGCCTTCAGGTTCGAGCCCTACGGGGCCGAGTGGCTCTTCCACTCGGCCCGAAACAGACAAGGCGCGGAAGGGGACAAAGGGAGCAGCTtacgatatccttctcgagacgtGAGTCGCCGATAGACAACATGGTTGGTGGTTGGACCGGACAgagaatcatacggtggaagttttcactatcacgtcagagatatgcccgGACCATTGCGGCATGGCGCCAgccacgcttttctgacacagccattccaggtatgctttgaggagcgtgcacgctttGGAATGCGTGCACACATCCCcccgggagccctatataaggactcccaggcttcgacggaggtatgcattctacgttactgtagctacagtattcATTCTCGTCTTTCTCTCTTTCCGCCGAAGTTGACTTGTGCGTCGGAATGTCGTtgccaggaaccccttcccggctcggttttgtgcttACAGGTTCTCGTCGGAGGTTCACAGCAGTCGAAGGTCTATACGTCATCTCCGGGAGCGCAACGTATCCAGCGTTCAttgactcagcactcggacaggatcagacacAAACTTGGTTTGTTAGTTGATGTTGGCAACATTAAACACTGTTGAATAATGTTGGTGTTGTAATTATGGTACGATAATGGTATTGTTTATGTTAAAGATAATTTATCTGAGTTGAAGTTGAAACATCTTAATTATTGTTATGCTATTTAGTAAAATTCTTATTTTTAGTCAATTATTATAGAGTTGGCTAATTTTATTTTGGTATTGAAAAATATCTTGATGCATGTTGAAGGAAATTAAATTGTTGGTGTTTAAATGCATCCTATAACGTTTGAGATCTTTTTTCACTATGTACTATGTAATTCATGGTTTGAGATCTTTATATTGAGGTGGCATGGAAAGACGTTCATGGTATTAATTACCTAAATGAACTTCAGGTACTACCCATCGAATATCCAGCatctcttttccttttttaattaGATATTCTTGTATGTTCAGTGGATTAATATTTTGTTTAGCTCTAGAAGTAAAAACCATGAATAAGTGGGAATTCTTTGATCCTGAGCATGCCTCAATTTGTATAACTTTGTGGTTCTCTGAGTGCATATTAGAAACACAGCCTGATGCGGTGATGAAGAGGGATCCACTAAATATAGGCCAAAGTAAGGAAGACCAGctgacgtggaagtcaaagtcaaggaaagAGTCAAAGTCGGTTGAGCGGGCTAGTCATGGCTGAGAGGACGGCATGTCCGAGTTGACGAGTAAGGCCAAACGGATAACTCGAAGTTAAAAGATAAACAGGCAGTGCATCCCGTAGCCGCTGTCCCTACCGAGCCGGAGGTGTGTCCATCCAAATGAGAGAAACCCTCCGACAACAGAAAAGCTAAGTAAAGGAAGATTGTGCTGTTCAGCATGACCGAGTGAATGTGTCCTGGCCGATCAGATGCCACCGACCTACAGCAAGACCACCCGTGTATCTCCTTATACCTTTTTAGAGGTTTGTGCCACGGATAGCAAAGCATGTTCCCGAGTACCAGTTATAAGATGTTTGACAAGAGTActtttttctatcatattttactaattaataaaaatcaaagttggttattatatttatttcagttcagtaccgaatgaataaatataataattatattctcttcttgatcttggccgaaacattcccTTGTAGTTGCTACTACAACCTTGGTtggttttcttctccacttcgtgAGTTCGTGAGATGCATAGAAgtcttattcgtgtggataccgttagACACACGGACacgtgatcgtgctgagatccttgCTGTCGGGAGTTTGTGtttacgcaacaaaggtataactccctctaatcaaacttagtatatgtggTTTTTCTCCTTCACATGGATCTTTTGAAAAGTTCTAGCTAGTTTTTCTGTTGCACTTTCTGCGTGTTTAGCGCTCTAGATCTTATAGACAAATCATACATTGGAAGCTTCCAGCCTGTCGCATCAGAGATACGCATGTTCGCTTAAGGAAAGGTGTCAGGGATACTTTCTGATTTGTCTTTTTATAGAACACTTGGGAAAATGTGTGCACACATTGAGATACGTATGCAGACACTACAGTGGTATTATAAAAGGGGGTTCccatctacatgcaaaggtatgCGCAACTTCGTTATTCTATATGCTTTAACTATAGTTTTCCACTATTCTCTACAACACcgaaaactgacttgagcgtcggagggccaatgcagggaactccttcccggcccgGCACTAACACTGTTGTATTGCAGGATCACATGGAGTGTTTTCCCAATCAAACTTACAGCCACATCTCCATCTTACCATCTTCTCCGCTTTCAGACAAGAACACAGTTAGTCAAGGACTTTATAAGGAAGTTGTTTGATTTCATTCAACAAAGTTCTTGCTGTAGATTAATTAAGTGGAGAATCAGATTAATTAAGTGAACATGTAGATGttatgattttatttaattatttgttattgttttattttatttgttgttaTGGTTCCACAATTTGCAATAATATAtatgtttttttctttctttgttttttgcAATAATATTCTTACAATAGCATTCCATTATACCCGTGTTGATTCGCAACGTCaagagtattttcaaatttactcAATAGAATAGAAAGATCGTCCAACCAAAGGCCCGTGGATAAGTAGATGTAGATAAACAAAAAAAACTGATAGGCTCCTACAATAAAGGCTTTAGTATTGATTACATGCACCTAGCTACAATTAAGGTCCCTTGTTATTTAATCAATCAACATCCCATCCACATTTTAATTCTCCCTAAATTTCTGTATTCGTGCAATGGTGTGGATGAACTACAACCATTAAATGTTGAATCGAGAAGCGTTGGGagaagggggtgtgaatagtgctcgtgactttcacttgaCGTAATCGAAAACTCgataagtaacgcagcggaataaaataaaatgcacacacacagaaggacccaagtatttttacttggttcgaagccttgggcgactcctactccaaggctcatacTCATTGAGCCTTTACTTTAGGCAATCATTATAATATCACGAAAGAGTACAATTATGAAATAAGTACAGCTGAAAAttaaacaataccgacaactgaattaaaaaattgaagctctgggtcgtcgggaattgtaacagcacttctgggtcgccTTGTTAGCAGCAGACAAGAGTCAGAACACCTGAGAATTGTTGATCCaaggctgctggtcgagacccctcataagggctgttggaggcgcctcaaagccccatGAGGGTGCCTTTATTCGTTGAGTCAACCGCGCATGGATAAGCTGAGAAGTAGTCTTCGTCTATcctcttgaaggtgcctctatacaccttgaaggcacctccaatactgtctgaggcgcctcaagccaccatgaaggcgcctccaactccgcTGCGCGCAAACtcttctcctttgcacccgaggtgcctcaagctccatgagggtgcctcgggtactgttcatctgaggcaaatCTCGCTCCTTTGTCtctacaaaacatgttagtccacaaaccaaccacatatcctgaaacacaaagttagcacacacaataaacataataatatggaagtttgacagtcacgtactgtccagttctgacttcagatttctaactggaaactctaggtcaaattgacgcctactgttccctcttccggggaacgcgtcctcacctactctactcagaagaacatacctgatgccagtccgatcctccaaACCTACTGGACTTTCTTCCTAGGGTTGtcacccctagaacctagggttaccacccctagggttttctgccacctagggttaccacctcctaggatctaaggttaccccctttaggatttccaccacctagggttaccatcccctaggacctaaggttgccgccccttagggttttcctccacctagggttaccaccccctaggacctagggttaccaccccctagggttttccacctgcctaaccgtagttaggactttcttgaaaaaccttattcacacatgttagataacaaaataacttaactttgaatctcttttccattatcaaaacttgggttcgatcgtaggatgcttcccgcaccaacaatctcccccttttttattatggcaacgaagattcaaagttaagtaaaatactGCTATAAAGGATTTTAAAGTTAGCATAAATGTAAAAATAGGACAAGCAAGCTTaataaaactcccccttaatagaagcttacaaaaactcccccttaataaaagctcctcttaaaaatttaattttgatttgaattttaattacttTG from Zingiber officinale cultivar Zhangliang chromosome 5B, Zo_v1.1, whole genome shotgun sequence encodes the following:
- the LOC121986558 gene encoding uncharacterized protein LOC121986558; amino-acid sequence: MEDNSRAKNSMSGVRGTTSNRLLPPLRIPKAMGKLKSPIGRSCESYRLGSTMKERTGATPFHLVYGGEAIVPVEVWVESDRIRVYDENNAERRHLELDLVDETRAKAAVWLMAYRQRMKQNYNRRVIPRSFQVGDLVWKKVKPVDDVTKLGAP